A genome region from Oryctolagus cuniculus chromosome 20, mOryCun1.1, whole genome shotgun sequence includes the following:
- the DLK1 gene encoding protein delta homolog 1 produces MTATEALLRVLLLLLAFGHSTYGAECFPACDPQNGFCEDDNVCRCQPGWQGPLCDQCETSPGCVNGLCEDPWQCICKEGWDGKLCDIDVRACTSAPCANNGTCVNLDGGLYECSCVAGFSGKQCQHKAGPCVINGSPCQHGGTCVDDEGRASHASCLCPPGFSGNFCEIVATSCTPNPCENDGVCTDIGGDFRCRCPAGFIDKTCSRPVANCASSPCQNGGTCLQHTQVSYECLCRPEFTGPTCAKKRAPSPQQVTRLPSGYGLTYRLTPGVHELPVPQPEHRILKVSMKELNRSTPLLTEGQAICFTVLGVLTSLVVLGTVGIIFLNKCEAWVSSLRYNHTLRKKQNLLLQYNSGEDLAVNIIFPEKIDMATFSKEAGEEEI; encoded by the exons ATGACCGCGACCGAAGCCCTCCTGCGCGTCCTCTTGCTCCTGCTGGCTTTCGGCCACAGCACCTATG GGGCTGAATGCTTCCCGGCCTGCGACCCCCAAAATGGATTCTGCGAGGATGACAATGTGTGCAG GTGCCAGCCTGGCTGGCAAGGCCCCCTGTGTGACCAGTGCGAGACCTCTCCTGGCTGCGTTAATGGACTCTGTGAAGATCCCTGGCAATGCATTTGCAAGGAGGGCTGGGACGGGAAACTCTGCGATATAG ATGTCCGGGCCTGCACCTCCGCCCCCTGCGCCAACAACGGCACCTGCGTGAACCTGGACGGCGGCCTGTACGAGTGCTCCTGCGTGGCCGGCTTCTCGGGAAAGCAGTGCCAGCACAAGGCCGGGCCCTGCGTGATCAATGG CTCCCCCTGTCAGCACGGAGGCACCTGCGTGGACGATGAGGGCCGGGCCTCCCACGCTTCCTGCCTGTGCCCCCCTGGCTTCTCAGGCAACTTCTGTGAGATCGTGGCCACCAGCTGCACCCCCAACCCGTGCGAGAATGACGGCGTGTGCACCGACATCGGGGGCGACTTCCGCTGCCGCTGCCCGGCCGGCTTCATCGACAAGACCTGCAGCCGCCCGGTGGCCAACTGCGCCAGCAGCCCCTGCCAGAACGGGGGCACCTGCCTGCAGCACACCCAGGTGAGCTACGAGTGTCTGTGCCGGCCCGAGTTCACGGGGCCCACCTGCGCCAAGAAGCGCgcgcccagcccccagcaggtcACGCGTCTGCCCAGCGGCTACGGGCTGACCTACCGCCTGACCCCCGGGGTGCACGAGCTGCCCGTGCCCCAGCCCGAGCACCGTATCCTCAAGGTGTCCATGAAAGAGCTCAACAGGAGCACCCCTCTCCTCACCGAGGGCCAGGCCATCTGCTTCACCGTCCTGGGCGTGCTCACCAGCCTGGTGGTGCTGGGCACCGTGGGCATCATCTTCCTCAACAAGTGCGAGGCCTGGGTGTCCAGCCTGCGCTACAACCACACGCTGCGCAAGAAGCAGAACCTGCTGCTGCAGTACAACAGCGGCGAGGACCTGGCGGTCAACATCATCTTCCCCGAGAAGATCGACATGGCCACCTTCAGCAAGGAGGCCGGCGAGGAGGAGATCTGA